Proteins co-encoded in one Jeotgalibacillus malaysiensis genomic window:
- a CDS encoding transcription antitermination protein NusG — translation MEKNWYVVHTYSGYENKVKMNLEKRVETMGMQDKIFRVVVPEEEETEIKDGKAKTVKRKTFPGYVLVEIVMTDDSWYVVRNTPGVTGFVGSSGGGAKPTPLLPEEVTQLLKQMGMQERTVDVDFELGENVTVNDGPFANFAGVIEEIDADKGKVKVLVNMFGRETPVELEFTQITKLD, via the coding sequence GTGGAAAAGAATTGGTATGTGGTTCACACGTATTCAGGCTATGAGAATAAAGTGAAAATGAACCTTGAAAAACGAGTAGAGACAATGGGGATGCAGGATAAGATCTTCCGCGTTGTCGTACCTGAAGAGGAAGAAACAGAAATCAAAGACGGTAAAGCAAAAACAGTAAAACGTAAAACGTTCCCTGGTTACGTGCTTGTAGAAATCGTGATGACAGATGACTCGTGGTACGTTGTGCGTAATACGCCGGGCGTAACAGGATTCGTCGGATCATCAGGCGGCGGCGCAAAGCCAACACCGCTTCTTCCTGAAGAAGTAACACAACTGCTTAAGCAAATGGGCATGCAGGAACGCACAGTAGACGTAGACTTCGAACTTGGCGAAAACGTTACAGTGAACGACGGGCCATTCGCTAACTTTGCAGGCGTCATCGAAGAAATCGACGCTGACAAAGGCAAAGTCAAAGTCCTCGTCAACATGTTCGGCCGCGAAACACCAGTCGAACTCGAATTCACACAAATTACGAAGCTTGACTAA
- a CDS encoding 50S ribosomal protein L11: MAKKVIKMVKLQIPAGKANPAPPVGPALGQAGVNIMGFCKEFNARTADQAGLIIPVEITVFEDRSFTFVTKTPPAAVLLKKAAGIESGSGEPNRNKVAAVKRDKVREIAETKMPDLNAADVEAAMRMVEGTARSMGITIED, encoded by the coding sequence GTGGCTAAAAAAGTTATTAAAATGGTAAAGCTTCAAATCCCTGCTGGGAAAGCGAATCCAGCTCCGCCGGTAGGTCCTGCACTAGGTCAGGCTGGTGTTAACATTATGGGATTCTGTAAAGAGTTTAACGCTCGTACAGCTGATCAGGCTGGTCTTATCATCCCTGTTGAAATCACGGTTTTTGAAGACCGTTCATTTACATTCGTTACTAAAACTCCACCGGCTGCAGTTCTTCTGAAGAAAGCAGCAGGAATCGAGTCAGGTTCTGGTGAACCAAACCGCAACAAAGTAGCGGCTGTCAAGCGTGACAAGGTACGTGAAATCGCGGAAACAAAAATGCCTGACCTTAACGCAGCTGATGTTGAAGCAGCAATGCGTATGGTTGAAGGTACGGCTCGAAGCATGGGGATTACGATTGAAGACTAA
- a CDS encoding preprotein translocase subunit SecE → MSKISNFFRNVASEMRKVSWPRRKELTKYTVTVLTTVIFVAVFFFVIDMGIDAIINWIL, encoded by the coding sequence ATGAGTAAAATCAGCAACTTCTTTCGAAACGTTGCTTCCGAAATGCGTAAGGTCAGCTGGCCGAGACGTAAGGAATTGACAAAGTACACTGTTACAGTTTTAACAACAGTGATCTTTGTTGCAGTATTCTTTTTCGTCATCGACATGGGTATTGATGCGATCATTAACTGGATTTTATAA
- a CDS encoding 50S ribosomal protein L7/L12, whose product MTKEQMIEAIKEMTVLELNDLVKAIEEEFGVSAAAPVAVAGGGAGEAAAEKTEFDVVLTEAGAQKIKVIKVVREITGLGLKEAKEMVDNTPKAVKEGASKEEAEEIKAKLEEVGAGVEVK is encoded by the coding sequence ATGACTAAAGAACAAATGATCGAAGCAATCAAAGAAATGACAGTTCTTGAACTGAACGACCTAGTAAAAGCAATCGAAGAAGAATTCGGCGTATCTGCTGCTGCTCCTGTAGCTGTAGCTGGTGGCGGAGCTGGAGAAGCTGCTGCTGAGAAAACTGAATTTGACGTTGTTCTTACTGAAGCTGGAGCTCAGAAGATCAAGGTTATCAAAGTGGTTCGTGAAATCACTGGTCTTGGCCTGAAAGAAGCTAAAGAAATGGTAGACAACACGCCTAAAGCTGTTAAAGAAGGCGCTTCTAAAGAAGAAGCTGAAGAAATCAAAGCTAAGCTTGAAGAAGTTGGCGCTGGCGTAGAAGTTAAGTAA
- a CDS encoding 50S ribosomal protein L1 — translation MAKKGKKYQEAAKLVDRSVNYSVTEAIELAQKTSTVKFDATVEAAFRLGIDTRKNDQQIRGAVVLPNGTGKTQSVLVFAKGEKAKEAEAAGADYVGDSDLVQKIQGGWFDFDVIVATPDMMGEVGKLGRVLGPKGLMPNPKTGTVTFDVEKAVNEIKAGKVEYRAEKSGIIHVPIGKVSFDQEKLVENFNAIFDVVQKAKPASSKGTYMKSVAVTTTMGPGIKVDPSSVTVK, via the coding sequence ATGGCTAAAAAAGGTAAAAAGTATCAAGAAGCTGCAAAGCTTGTTGACCGTTCAGTAAACTACTCAGTAACTGAAGCAATCGAGCTTGCACAAAAGACAAGCACTGTAAAATTCGATGCAACTGTGGAAGCAGCATTCCGCCTTGGTATCGACACTCGTAAAAACGACCAGCAGATCCGTGGCGCAGTAGTGCTTCCAAACGGAACTGGTAAAACGCAAAGCGTTCTTGTTTTCGCTAAAGGCGAAAAAGCAAAAGAAGCTGAAGCGGCTGGCGCAGACTACGTTGGAGACAGCGACCTTGTTCAAAAGATTCAGGGCGGCTGGTTTGATTTTGACGTAATCGTTGCAACACCTGACATGATGGGTGAAGTTGGTAAGCTTGGACGTGTCCTTGGACCAAAAGGCCTTATGCCAAACCCTAAAACAGGTACAGTTACATTTGACGTTGAAAAAGCTGTAAATGAAATCAAGGCTGGTAAAGTTGAATACCGCGCTGAAAAGTCTGGTATCATCCACGTGCCAATCGGTAAAGTTTCATTTGATCAGGAAAAGCTTGTTGAAAACTTCAACGCAATCTTTGATGTTGTCCAGAAGGCGAAGCCAGCTTCATCTAAGGGAACTTACATGAAGTCTGTAGCTGTAACAACTACAATGGGCCCTGGAATCAAAGTTGACCCATCTTCTGTAACAGTAAAATAA
- a CDS encoding methyltransferase, translated as MSDHYYSKNPGVESKPNFWSFTLRGHKLKFKTDQGVFSKNEVDFGSRVLIEAFEEPDISGPVLDVGCGYGPIGLTLAKEMPERQIQMVDVNERALELAKENAEQNQIRNISIYESDCLDQVEEQSFAAILTNPPIRAGKQTVHRIFEQSAEKLPQGGTLWVVIQKKQGAPSAKAKLEALFSTVEVADKQKGYFIFKAKKD; from the coding sequence ATGTCGGATCATTATTACTCAAAGAATCCCGGAGTGGAAAGCAAGCCGAACTTTTGGAGCTTTACGCTTCGCGGACATAAGTTGAAATTTAAAACTGATCAGGGTGTATTCTCAAAAAATGAAGTAGATTTCGGTTCGAGGGTGCTAATTGAAGCGTTCGAAGAGCCAGATATCAGCGGTCCTGTGCTCGATGTCGGCTGCGGATACGGTCCGATCGGTCTGACACTTGCGAAGGAGATGCCTGAAAGACAGATTCAGATGGTCGATGTCAATGAGCGGGCGCTTGAATTAGCAAAAGAAAATGCGGAACAGAATCAGATCCGCAATATCTCAATTTATGAAAGTGATTGCCTTGATCAGGTTGAAGAGCAATCCTTTGCTGCGATTCTGACAAATCCGCCGATCCGCGCAGGGAAGCAGACAGTTCACCGGATTTTTGAACAAAGTGCTGAAAAACTGCCGCAGGGTGGCACGCTATGGGTAGTTATTCAGAAAAAGCAGGGAGCGCCATCTGCAAAAGCCAAACTCGAAGCGTTGTTTTCGACAGTTGAAGTTGCAGATAAGCAGAAGGGCTACTTTATCTTCAAAGCAAAAAAAGATTGA
- a CDS encoding RNA polymerase sigma70 factor, with protein sequence MNAHTQTAGNVFSGMEDDKIIEQIHSGNSDALDFLINKYRHFVRVKARSYFLIGADKEDIIQEGMIGLYKAIRDYKGEKLTSFKAFAELCITRQIITAIKTATRQKHIPLNSYVSLDKPIYDEESDRTLMDVISPAKQTDPEALVIHREEFSKIEGKVAELLSDLERQVLSLYLDGQSYQEISEELDRHVKSIDNALQRVKRKLERYLEARELTF encoded by the coding sequence TTGAACGCACACACTCAGACAGCAGGAAACGTATTCAGTGGAATGGAAGACGATAAAATTATCGAACAGATTCACAGTGGAAATAGTGATGCATTAGATTTTCTGATCAATAAATATCGCCATTTTGTCCGGGTGAAGGCCCGTTCTTATTTTCTGATTGGCGCTGACAAAGAGGATATTATACAGGAGGGAATGATCGGCCTTTATAAAGCGATCCGCGATTATAAAGGTGAAAAACTTACTTCCTTCAAAGCATTTGCTGAACTGTGTATTACCCGTCAGATCATCACAGCGATCAAAACAGCAACCCGCCAAAAGCATATCCCGCTCAACTCCTACGTGTCACTTGATAAACCCATCTATGATGAGGAATCAGATCGGACGCTGATGGATGTGATCTCACCTGCAAAGCAGACCGACCCTGAAGCCCTGGTAATCCACCGGGAGGAATTCAGTAAAATTGAAGGGAAAGTCGCTGAGCTCCTGAGCGATCTGGAAAGACAAGTGCTGTCTTTATACCTGGATGGTCAGTCCTACCAGGAGATCTCAGAGGAGCTGGACCGTCATGTGAAATCAATTGATAACGCACTCCAGCGCGTGAAAAGAAAATTAGAGCGCTATCTGGAGGCCCGGGAATTGACTTTCTAG
- a CDS encoding 50S ribosomal protein L10, with translation MSSVIEQKKQLVTEIQEKLQSSASSVIVDYRGLSVAEVTELRKQLREAGVEFKVYKNSMTRRAAEAAGLEGLDESLTGPNAIAFSAEDVVAPAKILNNFAKDHEALELKAGVIEGSVASLEQVKALAELPSREGLLSMLLSVLTAPMRGFAVATQAVADQKEEQGA, from the coding sequence ATGAGCAGTGTTATCGAGCAAAAGAAACAGCTAGTAACAGAAATCCAGGAAAAACTTCAATCAAGTGCATCATCAGTAATTGTTGATTACCGCGGACTATCTGTTGCAGAAGTAACTGAGCTTCGTAAACAGCTTCGTGAAGCAGGTGTTGAGTTCAAGGTTTACAAAAACTCAATGACTCGCCGTGCTGCAGAAGCTGCTGGTCTTGAAGGTCTTGATGAAAGCCTTACAGGTCCTAATGCAATCGCATTTTCTGCTGAAGATGTTGTTGCACCAGCGAAGATTCTTAACAACTTTGCGAAAGACCATGAAGCACTTGAACTTAAAGCAGGTGTGATCGAAGGATCTGTTGCTTCACTTGAACAAGTGAAAGCTCTTGCGGAACTTCCATCACGCGAAGGCCTACTTTCTATGCTTCTTAGCGTTCTTACTGCGCCAATGCGCGGATTCGCAGTTGCAACTCAAGCAGTTGCAGATCAAAAAGAAGAACAGGGTGCATAA